Within Spirochaetaceae bacterium, the genomic segment CGCCAGCGCCTTGAACAACGCGCAGGCCACCTGGATCACCTCGGCGTCGGCCACCGCGCTTTCGCTGCCGAGCAGGTCCACGTTCCACTGAAAGAAGGAGCGGCCGCGACCGCGCTGCGGCCGCTCGTAGCGAAAGAACTGCCCAAACGACTGCCAGCGCGCCGGCAGCACAATCTCCCGTTCGCGCGCCGCGACCATGCGCGCCAGGGTGGGCGTCAGCTCCGGACGCAGCAGCAGCGCCTTGCCGTCGCGGTCCTGGATGCGGAAGGTCTGCCTGGTAACGATCTCTTCGCTGCTCTTGCCGAGGTACAGGTCGAGGTACTCGACCGCGGGGCCCTCGTACTCCCGGTATCCGTACCCGCGGCCGGCCGCCAGCATGATCTCGCGCAGGGCGACCTGCTGCGCCCAGTCATCCGGGTAAAAGTCCTGCGTCCCCTTGACGCGCGCTACAGGAGGCATCGGCCTCAATATAGCAACGGCAGACGCTGTCGCGGCGACGCCTGCCTCACTGGTTCAGAGCGTCCGAAATCCGCCTTGCGGCGTTGGGGTCCTCGAACATGGCGCGATGGCCTCCATCCTGCACGGCGATCACGGTGCTGCCGGCCGACTCCAGGAACAAGACCTCCGCATCAGTCAGCCGCCCCACGATCATGTCGAGGGTGCCGTATACGTAGACGACCTTGCGCATATCCGTGCCGGCAAGCTCAGTCGTATAGCGATCGTGTCCGGTGGCCGCTGCGATGCGCATCTCCATCCGTTCCCGAGGCGTCTTCGGCGGCAGGAACTGCTGGTCAGGAAATGGCTGCGGGTTGATGGCGTCCGGGAACCAGTACACCGTTCCGGTCAGGAATCCCTGCACCACCTGATCCGGCATGTCCAGACGACCCGCCATCAGCAGGTATTGGTCTGCCGCCTCCGGGCCTCTGAGCGCCAGGTAGCGGGCTAACAGGAACGCGCCGTAGGAGTGCCCGACCACCACGACGCGCTTGTCCTGAGCCTTGAAGTGCTTGATCGTGCGGTCCAGGATCTCGACGCTCACGTCCACCTCGGCCTGCAAGTCCGCAAGCAGCCACTCGCCCTCTCGCTCGGCCAGGTCGTGATTGAGGGTAAGGGTCTGATGGACCTGCACGAATTGGACCTCCTCCCGTCCCGGGTAGTGGACGAAGGAGTCGTACGCAAACGGATCGAACTCGTGCTTGGGGCCGCCCTGTTCGAAGATCCACACGGTGTCGGACTCGACGCTGTTGAGCGTCCTGAACAGCTCGGTGACGTCGGCGGGAATCGGCGTCGCCTGGTACTGCACGAAGCCCTGGCTGCAGCCGCCGATGAGGACGCCGGCGAGCAGGAGCGAGAAGAGCGCGAGGCGCGGGTGGTGTTGTCTGATCGGCATGTTTCTACCCTCCCTCCGAGGTCGCCCAAGAAGTGAACGTATCCATTGTAAGACGGGGACGTATCCATTGTATCGCCCTGCCGCCGCCGGGACTTGATCGGCCTTTGATCGGCGTTCGCGGGGCGACTCGGGGGCCGGGCGCGTCGTATAGTTGCGGCCGAATCGGGAGGTTTCATGGCATTCACCGTTTGCGTCACTACCGAGTACGACCGCGAAGTGATCGCTCCGGCGCTGGCGCAGTTGCCGCCGGAGGCGCGGGTCACGTATGGGCCGGAGGTGGGACGCGACCTGACCCGCGACGAGGTGCTGGCCGCGGCCGCGGATGCCGGCGCCGTCATCGCGAGCAGCGAAGCGTACGACGCCGACCTGTTCCGGGCGCTGCCGGGGTTGCGCATGGTGACCCGCGACGGCGTCGGCTACAACGCGGTGGACCTGGAGGCGGCCACCGAGCATGGCGTGCTGGTGACCAACGCCCCGGTAATGCACATCGCCACTGCCAACTTCGCCATGGGCCTGGTCACCGCGCTGGTGCGCCGCATCGTGGTGGCCGACCGCGAAACCCGCAACCGCGGCTGGACGCGCCGCGAGCTGTTCCTGGCGCCGGGCCTGGACGCCATGACGCTCGGCATCGTGGGCTACGGCAACATCGGGCGCGGCGTGGCGCAGCGGGCGCTCGCGCACGGCATGCGGGTGCTGGCGTTCAGCCGCGGCCTGACCGCCGCCGGGGCGCAGCGCGACGGCGTGACGCTGGCGCCGGTCGACCAGATCCTCGCCGAGTGCGACGTGGTGAGCGTGCACGTCCCGCTCACCGACCGCACCCGCGGCATGATCGGCGCGGCGCAACTGGCCAGCATGCGGCCCGGCAGCTACCTGGTCAACACCAGCCGGGGCGCCGTGCTGGACGAGGCAGCGCTGATCGAGGCGCTGCGTTCCGGTCACCTGGCCGGCGCCGCCCTGGACGTGTTCGAGGAGGAGCCGGTGGCCGACGACAACCCGTTGTTGACCATGGAGAACACCATCGTCAGCCCGCACATCGGCAGCGACACCACGGTGGCCACGCACGGCGCCGTGCAGATGTGCGTGGCCAACATCACCGCCTTCCTGCAGGGCGCCCGCCCGCCCAACCTGCTCAACCCGGAGGTGCTCGACCGTATCGAGCTGCCGCGCTGAGCCGCGGCCAGCCGGTTGAGCGGCGGACGGCGCACGCGCGTCAGCTTCCTGGCGGGGAGCGC encodes:
- a CDS encoding alpha/beta hydrolase, with translation MPIRQHHPRLALFSLLLAGVLIGGCSQGFVQYQATPIPADVTELFRTLNSVESDTVWIFEQGGPKHEFDPFAYDSFVHYPGREEVQFVQVHQTLTLNHDLAEREGEWLLADLQAEVDVSVEILDRTIKHFKAQDKRVVVVGHSYGAFLLARYLALRGPEAADQYLLMAGRLDMPDQVVQGFLTGTVYWFPDAINPQPFPDQQFLPPKTPRERMEMRIAAATGHDRYTTELAGTDMRKVVYVYGTLDMIVGRLTDAEVLFLESAGSTVIAVQDGGHRAMFEDPNAARRISDALNQ
- a CDS encoding NAD(P)-binding domain-containing protein, coding for MAFTVCVTTEYDREVIAPALAQLPPEARVTYGPEVGRDLTRDEVLAAAADAGAVIASSEAYDADLFRALPGLRMVTRDGVGYNAVDLEAATEHGVLVTNAPVMHIATANFAMGLVTALVRRIVVADRETRNRGWTRRELFLAPGLDAMTLGIVGYGNIGRGVAQRALAHGMRVLAFSRGLTAAGAQRDGVTLAPVDQILAECDVVSVHVPLTDRTRGMIGAAQLASMRPGSYLVNTSRGAVLDEAALIEALRSGHLAGAALDVFEEEPVADDNPLLTMENTIVSPHIGSDTTVATHGAVQMCVANITAFLQGARPPNLLNPEVLDRIELPR